The following proteins are encoded in a genomic region of Mus caroli chromosome 18, CAROLI_EIJ_v1.1, whole genome shotgun sequence:
- the Zadh2 gene encoding prostaglandin reductase 3 isoform X1 encodes MLRLAAAGARAIVDMSYARHFLDFQGSAIPRTMQKLVVTRLSPNFHEAVTLRRDCPVPLPGDGDLLVRNRFVGINASDINYSAGRYDPSVKPPFDIGFEGIGEVVALGLSASARYTVGQAVAYMAPGSFAEYTVVPASIAIPVPSVKPEYLTMLVSGTTAYLSLEELGELSEGKKVLVTAAAGGTGQFAVQLSKIAKCHVIGTCSSDEKAAFLKSIGCDRPINYRTEPVETVLKREYPEGVDIVYESVGGAMFDLAVDALATKGHLIVIGFISGYQSPTGLSPIKAGVLPAKLLMKSASLRGFFLNHYLSKYQAAMERLLELYARGDLVCEVDLGHLAPDGRFIGLESVFQAVDYMYTGKNTGKLVVELPHPVISKL; translated from the exons ATGCTGAGGCTGGCGGCCGCCGGGGCCCGAGCCATCGTGGACATGTCGTACGCCCGTCACTTCCTGGACTTCCAGGGCTCCGCCATCCCCCGAACCATGCAGAAGCTGGTGGTGACCCGGCTGAGCCCTAACTTCCACGAGGCCGTCACCCTGCGCCGGGACTGCCCAGTGCCGCTCCCCGGGGACGGAGACCTCCTCGTCCGGAACCG atTCGTTGGTATTAACGCATCTGACATCAACTATTCGGCTGGCCGCTACGACCCGTCCGTGAAGCCACCCTTTGACATAGGTTTTGAAGGGATTGGTGAGGTGGTGGCCTTAGGCCTCTCTGCTAGTGCTAGGTACACAGTGGGCCAGGCTGTGGCTTATATGGCTCCTGGTTCCTTTGCTGAGTATACAGTGGTGCCTGCTAGCATTGCCATTCCCGTGCCTTCAGTGAAACCGGAGTATCTCACCATGCTGGTGAGTGGCACCACTGCATACCTCAGCCTGGAAGAGCTTGGGGAACTGTCAGAAGGGAAGAAAGTTCTGGTCACAGCAGCCGCTGGGGGCACAGGCCAGTTTGCTGTGCAGCTTTCAAAGATAGCCAAGTGCCACGTTATCGGAACCTGCTCCTCAGATGAAAAGGCAGCTTTTCTGAAATCAATTGGGTGTGATCGGCCCATCAACTACAGAACAGAGCCCGTGGAGACGGTTCTAAAGCGGGAGTACCCTGAAGGCGTTGACATAGTCTATGAGTCTGTTGGGGGAGCCATGTTTGACCTGGCTGTGGATGCCTTGGCCACCAAAGGGCACTTGATAGTGATTGGGTTTATCTCTGGCTACCAAAGCCCTACAGGACTTTCACCAATAAAAGCGGGAGTTTTGCCAGCTAAGCTCCTGATGAAGTCGGCCAGCCTCAGGGGTTTCTTTCTGAACCACTACCTCTCCAAGTACCAGGCTGCCATGGAACGTTTGCTGGAGCTGTACGCTCGTGGGGACCTGGTGTGTGAGGTGGACCTGGGACACCTGGCTCCGGATGGAAGGTTCATTGGCCTGGAGTCCGTGTTTCAGGCTGTCGACTATATGTACACGGGGAAAAATACTGGGAAGCTTGTTGTTGAGTTGCCACACCCTGTCATCAGTAAGCTGTGA
- the Zadh2 gene encoding prostaglandin reductase 3 isoform X2, with protein MAPGSFAEYTVVPASIAIPVPSVKPEYLTMLVSGTTAYLSLEELGELSEGKKVLVTAAAGGTGQFAVQLSKIAKCHVIGTCSSDEKAAFLKSIGCDRPINYRTEPVETVLKREYPEGVDIVYESVGGAMFDLAVDALATKGHLIVIGFISGYQSPTGLSPIKAGVLPAKLLMKSASLRGFFLNHYLSKYQAAMERLLELYARGDLVCEVDLGHLAPDGRFIGLESVFQAVDYMYTGKNTGKLVVELPHPVISKL; from the coding sequence ATGGCTCCTGGTTCCTTTGCTGAGTATACAGTGGTGCCTGCTAGCATTGCCATTCCCGTGCCTTCAGTGAAACCGGAGTATCTCACCATGCTGGTGAGTGGCACCACTGCATACCTCAGCCTGGAAGAGCTTGGGGAACTGTCAGAAGGGAAGAAAGTTCTGGTCACAGCAGCCGCTGGGGGCACAGGCCAGTTTGCTGTGCAGCTTTCAAAGATAGCCAAGTGCCACGTTATCGGAACCTGCTCCTCAGATGAAAAGGCAGCTTTTCTGAAATCAATTGGGTGTGATCGGCCCATCAACTACAGAACAGAGCCCGTGGAGACGGTTCTAAAGCGGGAGTACCCTGAAGGCGTTGACATAGTCTATGAGTCTGTTGGGGGAGCCATGTTTGACCTGGCTGTGGATGCCTTGGCCACCAAAGGGCACTTGATAGTGATTGGGTTTATCTCTGGCTACCAAAGCCCTACAGGACTTTCACCAATAAAAGCGGGAGTTTTGCCAGCTAAGCTCCTGATGAAGTCGGCCAGCCTCAGGGGTTTCTTTCTGAACCACTACCTCTCCAAGTACCAGGCTGCCATGGAACGTTTGCTGGAGCTGTACGCTCGTGGGGACCTGGTGTGTGAGGTGGACCTGGGACACCTGGCTCCGGATGGAAGGTTCATTGGCCTGGAGTCCGTGTTTCAGGCTGTCGACTATATGTACACGGGGAAAAATACTGGGAAGCTTGTTGTTGAGTTGCCACACCCTGTCATCAGTAAGCTGTGA